A portion of the Cryptomeria japonica chromosome 5, Sugi_1.0, whole genome shotgun sequence genome contains these proteins:
- the LOC131876268 gene encoding uncharacterized protein LOC131876268, which produces MRESTPKSAQPSFLLPPPASTTAPSILVLEWVVCHVPSSSRVEAKPAPLSKPPHPPRTTQPPVVFYIPMTAPNVAKGNAPNLSKFMARPPFELPIIADIPWSSRYEKGKFSSHVPSSLLSPSSQPVPKPFVPLTAPRVKQGRAPVVLNVVSL; this is translated from the coding sequence ATGAGGGAGTCGACCCCTAAATCTGCGCAGCCTAGTTTTTTGTTGCCACCTCCTGCATCGACTACTGCTCCATCAATTTTAGTCTTGGAGTGGGTAGTGTGTCATGTCCCTTCATCATCGAGGGTTGAGGCTAAGCCTGCTCCCTTGAGTAAACCTCCACATCCGCCCAGGACCACACAACCTCCAGTGGTCTTTTATATTCCTATGACTGCGCCCAATGTAGCCAAAGGAAATGCACCCAATTTGTCAAAGTTCATGGCCCGCCCTCCCTTCGAGCTCCCAATCATAGCTGACATTCCTTGGTCATCTCGCTATGAAAAGGGGAAGTTCTCATCTCATGTCCCTTCATCTCTACTTTCACCTTCATCACAACCTGTGCCGAAACCCTTTGTTCCTCTGACTGCTCCTCGAGTGAAACAAGGTAGAGCACCTGTTGTTTTGAATGTGGTGTCTCTCTAA